A genome region from Anastrepha obliqua isolate idAnaObli1 chromosome 4, idAnaObli1_1.0, whole genome shotgun sequence includes the following:
- the LOC129244263 gene encoding tigger transposable element-derived protein 1-like, which produces MSHNSPVIKAKRKAISLDTKIKILDQLTTGQGATAVGKHFGIHEATIRTIKKNETAIRKSVCSGTKISAKSSSYIRDVVKEKMEKALVMWIEDKSQKRIPVDGIAIKQTALRIYKRIKEVEPGTSAQSKQPEFSASTGWMTGFLKRHALHNVKIKGETASADELAAKKFPEKLRKIIEDGGYTPDQVWNVDESGLFWKKMPNRTYVAKSQKTAGGLKVAKDRVTLLFCSNASGERMLKPLLVNRALRPRSMKSVDFNKLPIHWTANKKAWMTSAIFTEWFQKYFISEVRRYMNAKCLEFKVLLILDNAPCHPLLKHPNVQFRYLPPNTTSLIQPLDQGIIATFKKYYIKRSFQYVVDKLDHNEDLTVIDIWKKFSIMDCINQVGLALADLRPSTLNSCWKNIWPECVKSKDPDTVIHNNAVFTDITTLAHTIGGDGFDADDLSFADIEELLADKSLSENEIIDLTLETHQDREHSDNDEEDPPILNATLIKEGLDLARKLGNHFQRHDPDEASYRELYKGLSRNQTQSLITDFLLKTTELSTQEPRDDNPETISQDDEQNNSSDGSDILVLRKSMRLLSESDNA; this is translated from the coding sequence ATGTCACATAATTCACCTGTAATAAAAGCCAAGAGGAAGGCGATCAGTTTAgacactaaaattaaaattttagatcaACTTACAACAGGACAAGGAGCAACGGCTGTAGGAAAGCATTTTGGTATTCATGAAGCTACCATAAGAACGatcaagaaaaatgaaactGCGATTAGAAAATCGGTATGTTCTGGAACGAAAATAAGTGCTAAATCATCGTCATACATAAGAGATGTTGTCAAAGAGAAGATGGAAAAAGCTTTGGTAATGTGGATTGAAGataaatcacaaaaaagaaTACCAGTAGATGGAATTGCTATCAAGCAAACTGCATTAAGAATTTATAAACGTATTAAAGAAGTTGAGCCAGGCACTTCAGCTCAGTCAAAACAACCCGAATTTTCTGCAAGTACAGGTTGGATGACAGGTTTTCTTAAACGACATGCTCTCCATAATGTAAAAATTAAGGGAGAAACTGCGTCTGCAGATGAATTGGCTGCCAAAAAATTTCctgaaaaacttagaaaaattattgaagatggAGGATACACCCCAGATCAAGTTTGGAATGTAGATGAAAGTGGcctcttttggaaaaaaatgccgAACAGAACTTATGTTGCAAAATCGCAGAAAACTGCCGGTGGTTTAAAAGTAGCAAAGGACCGTGTAACATTGTTGTTTTGTTCCAATGCTTCAGGAGAACGTATGTTAAAACCACTGCTAGTAAATCGTGCTTTAAGACCACGCTCGATGAaaagtgtagatttcaataaactgCCAATTCACTGGACAGCAAACAAAAAGGCATGGATGACCAGTGCAATCTTTACAGAATGGTTCCAGAAATACTTCATTTCAGAAGTTAGACGCTACATGAATGCAAAATGTCTAGAATTTAAAGTTCTTTTAATTCTAGACAATGCACCTTGCCATCCGCTCTTGAAGCACCCAAATGTGCAATTTCGCTATCTTCCGCCTAATACTACATCCTTAATACAACCGCTAGACCAAGGGATCATTGCTACTTTTAAAAAGTACTACATAAAACGTTCATTCCAATACGTAGTAGACAAACTAGACCATAATGAGGATTTAACAGTCATtgatatatggaaaaaattttctattatgGACTGCATTAATCAAGTTGGGTTAGCGTTAGCTGACTTAAGGCCATCAACCTTGAACTcatgttggaaaaatatttggccAGAATGTGTCAAAAGCAAAGATCCTGATACTGTCATCCATAATAACGCTGTTTTTACTGACATCACAACGCTGGCACATACAATTGGTGGAGATGGATTCGATGCCGATGATCTATCATTTGCCGATATAGAGGAATTATTAGCTGATAAAAGCTTGagcgaaaatgaaattatagaCCTTACCCTTGAGACTCATCAAGACAGAGAACATAGCGATAATGACGAAGAAGATCCTCCCATTTTAAATGCAACTCTAATTAAAGAAGGTCTTGATCTTGCCAGAAAATTAGGTAATCATTTTCAACGACATGATCCTGATGAGGCATCTTACAGGGAACTTTATAAAGGTTTATCACGAAATCAAACACAATCTTTAATAACTGATTTCCTTCTAAAAACTACTGAATTATCAACACAGGAGCCTAGAGATGATAATCCAGAAACAATTTCACAAGATGATGAACAAAATAATTCTAGTGATGGCAGTGATATTCTAGTCTTACGCAAAAGTATGCGTTTATTGTCAGAAAGTGACAATGCATAA